A single region of the Triticum dicoccoides isolate Atlit2015 ecotype Zavitan chromosome 2B, WEW_v2.0, whole genome shotgun sequence genome encodes:
- the LOC119365220 gene encoding L-ascorbate oxidase homolog: MAAAAARVVALACVLSLVLSAQAEAPYRFFDWVVTYGDINPLGGVPQQGILINGQFPGPEVDCQTNDNLVINVRNRLPEPFLLSWNGIQQRKNSWQDGVSGTNCPIPPGQNYTYHMQAKDQIGSFFYFPSLAFHKAAGGFGAIRINSRPRIPVPFPPLADEFTVLIGDWYNTTHKALQAMLDDGKLLPSPDAILINGKGPGRANFTVEQGKTYRLRISNVGLRSTLNFMIQDHNVTLVEVEGTHTVQNTYTSLDVHAGQSLSVLFTADRPARSYHIAVSSRFTNQTLNSTAVLRYAGSTGPVSGPLRAGNQSDVDFSLNQARSIRTNLTASGPRPNPQGSYHYGSINVSRTIRLANSAGQVGGKPRYGVNGVSYVDADTPLKLADYYNISGVFRMDGIPEAPAATHSGTQNGTGADAALKNQTAVMDSDHRSFVEVVFENSEDSVQSWHLDGYSVFVVGMDKGAWSEESRKGYNLVDAVTRCTVQVYPRGWTAIFIALDNVGMWNVRSEDWVRRYLGQQFYLRVYTPTHSVRDELPVPTNAILCGRATNKSRLPFSQ; this comes from the exons atggcggcggcggcggcgcgagtggTTGCCCTCGCGTGCGtcctctccctcgtcctctccgcgcAGGCGGAGGCTCCCTACAGGTTCTTCGACTGGGTGGTCACCTATGGCGACATCAATCCGCTCGGAGGAGTTCCGCAGCAG GGTATTCTGATCAACGGGCAGTTTCCGGGGCCGGAGGTCGACTGCCAGACGAACGACAACCTGGTCATCAACGTGCGCAACCGGCTGCCGGAGCCGTTCCTGCTTTCATG GAACGGGATCCAGCAAAGGAAGAACTCGTGGCAGGACGGCGTGTCCGGTACCAACTGCCCGATCCCTCCTGGCCAGAACTACACGTACCACATGCAGGCCAAGGACCAGATCGGCAGCTTCTTCTACTTCCCGTCGCTCGCCTTCCACAAGGCGGCCGGCGGCTTCGGCGCCATCCGCATCAACAGCCGCCCGCGGATCCCCGTCCCCTTCCCCCCACTGGCCGACGAGTTCACCGTGCTCATCGGCGACTGGTACAACACTACCCACAAG GCTCTCCAAGCCATGCTGGACGACGGGAAGCTGCTCCCTTCCCCTGACGCTATCCTGATCAACGGTAAGGGCCCGGGGCGCGCCAACTTCACGGTGGAGCAGGGGAAGACGTACAGGCTGCGCATCTCCAATGTCGGCCTGCGGAGCACGCTCAACTTCATGATCCAGGACCACAACGTAACGCTCGTGGAGGTGGAGGGCACCCACACGGTGCAGAACACCTACACCTCCCTCGACGTCCACGCCGGCCAGTCGCTCTCCGTGCTCTTCACCGCCGACCGCCCCGCCAGGAGCTACCACATCGCCGTCTCGTCGCGGTTCACCAACCAGACCCTCAACTCCACCGCCGTGCTGCGCTACGCCGGCTCGACCGGCCCCGTCTCCGGGCCGCTGCGTGCCGGGAACCAGAGTGACGTTGACTTTTCACTGAACCAGGCTCGCTCCATCAG GACGAACCTGACGGCGAGTGGGCCGCGGCCGAACCCGCAGGGCTCGTACCACTACGGCTCGATCAACGTGAGCCGCACCATCCGGCTGGCCAACTCGGCGGGGCAGGTCGGCGGCAAGCCGAGGTACGGCGTGAACGGCGTGTCGTACGTGGACGCCGACACGCCCCTCAAACTGGCCGACTACTACAACATCAGCGGCGTGTTCCGGATGGACGGCATCCCGGAGGCGCCCGCGGCCACCCACAGCGGGACGCAGAACGGGACCGGCGCCGACGCGGCGCTTAAGAACCAGACGGCCGTCATGGACTCCGACCACCGCAGCTTCGTCGAGGTCGTGTTCGAGAACAGCGAGGACAGCGTCCAGAGCTGGCACCTCGACGGCTACAGCGTCTTCGTCGTCGG GATGGACAAGGGGGCGTGGAGCGAGGAGAGCAGGAAAGGCTACAACCTCGTGGATGCAGTCACGAGGTGCACGGTGCAG GTGTATCCAAGAGGGTGGACGGCGATCTTCATCGCGCTGGACAACGTGGGGATGTGGAACGTGAGGTCGGAGGATTGGGTGCGCAGGTACCTGGGCCAGCAGTTCTACCTCCGGGTGTACACGCCGACGCACTCCGTCCGCGACGAGCTCCCCGTGCCGACCAACGCGATCCTCTGCGGCCGCGCTACCAACAAGAGCCGCCTGCCATTCTCTCAGTAG
- the LOC119365221 gene encoding protein S-acyltransferase 10-like gives MPCCGESDPPHEAIRVLSQPQRHGSHGRKPWRCVRLIVMLLHALFIGAVFLLDPTLRSQIRRDQWYMSLYGGLVLFTLAQYLYTANSSPGYVADMLKAGSAMHATFINTTTISKQVCSKNGSLNYFMSRSKIEQRNPQSATPSSLLQMMDLYPPRSSSRDLTCSYCHLIQPPRTKHCHDCDKCVLQFDHHCTWLGTCIGIRNHCRFWWYIFGQASLVVWTVALYIQFLHVDMNGSWLKGLTGLTLLLPLILILIVLLILLMLHTYLALTNQTTYEIARRKRISYLRGVPRKVHPFSKGICRNLYDLCLSRQKGYVLEAVPPLDELEARARPYTCRDVICCRCC, from the exons ATGCCGTGCTGCGGGGAAAGCGATCCTCCCCATGAGGCCATCAGGGTCCTATCCCAGCCCCAGCGCCACGGCTCACACG GGAGGAAGCCCTGGAGGTGTGTCCGGTTAATCGTCATGCTGCTGCATGCGCTCTTCATCGGCGCCGTCTTCCTGCTCGATCCGACCCTCCGGAGCCAAATCCGCCGGGATCAGTG GTACATGAGTTTATATGGAGGGCTGGTGTTGTTTACCTTGGCGCAATACCTATATACAGCTAATTCATCACCAGG GTATGTGGCTGATATGTTGAAGGCTGGATCAGCAATGCACGCAACCTTCATTAATACAACAACAATCTCAAA ACAGGTCTGTTCAAAAAACGGGAGCTTAAATTATTTCATGAGTCGCAGCAAAATAGAGCAACGCAACCCACAATCTGCTACACCTTCGTCGCTTTTGCAAATGATGGATCTGTATCCTCCTCGATCATCCAGCAG GGATTTGACCTGCTCTTACTGCCATCTCATTCAG CCACCACGAACCAAGCATTGTCATGATTGTGATAAGTGTGTTCTCCAATTTGATCATCACTGTACATGGCTTGGAACATGCATTGGCATAAGGAACCATTGCCGTTTTTG GTGGTACATATTTGGACAAGCAAGTTTAGTTGTTTGGACTGTTGCTCTCTACATCCAGTTCTTACATGTGGATATGAACGGGTCCTG GTTGAAGGGTTTGACTGGCTTGACACTGTTGCTTCCGTTGATATTAATCCTCATAGTTTTGCTGATCTTACTCATGTTGCATAC TTACCTTGCTCTTACGAACCAAACAACATATGAAATTGCCAGACGGAAGCGAATATCTTACCTAAG GGGAGTTCCTAGAAAGGTACATCCTTTCAGCAAAGGTATCTGTAGGAACCTCTATGACCTCTGCCTCTCTAGACAGAAGGGATATGTTCTGGAAGCAGTGCCCCCACTGGACGAACTAGAAGCCCGGGCTAGACCCTACACCTGCCGGGATGTAATCTGCTGCCGGTGCTGCTAG
- the LOC119365219 gene encoding lysine histidine transporter-like 8 — MTSEVQSAPPTPRPVSAPPSQMHSPAPSRSPLRAMASPLASPVKKAVASVRGYLEEVGHITKLADPRDAWLPITASRSGNAYYAAFHNLSSGVGFQALVLPAAFASLGWTWAIVCLTVAFAWQLYTLRLLVNLHEPVAGGTRYSRYMHLTTTVFGERWGKILALLPTMYLSAGTCTALIIVGGGSMKILFSIACGPACLARPPTMVEWYVVFVCVAVVLSQLPNLNSIAGVSLVGATAAVGYCTMIWVISVAKGRVAGVSYDPVKASSDVARTIAVLNGLGIIAFAFRGHNLVLEIQGTMPSTLKHPSHVPVWKGVKFAYLVVALCLYPVAIGGFWAYGNQIPPNGILSALYKFHSRDVSRLVIGLATLLVIVNCLTTFQIYAMPVFDNMEAGYVHKKNRPCPWWLRAGFRAFFGAINLLIAVALPFLSELAGLLGGISLPVTLAYPCFMWLAIMKPGRGTAMWCVNWALGSLGMGLSFVLIVGNLWGLVATGLHVQFFKPAEFQ; from the exons ATGACGAGCGAGGTGCAGTCGGCGCCGCCGACGCCGCGGCCGGTGTCCGCCCCGCCGTCGCAGATGCACTCTCCGGCGCCCAGCAGGTCGCCGCTGCGCGCGATGGCGTCGCCGCTCGCCAGCCCGGTGAAGAAGGCAGTGGCGAGCGTGAGGGGGTACCTGGAGGAGGTCGGCCACATCACTAAGCTCGCCGACCCGCGCGACGCCTGGCTCCCCATCACCGCGTCCAGGAGCGGCAACGCCTACTACGCCGCCTTCCACAACCTCAGCTCCGGCGTCGGCTTCCAGGCGCTCGTGCTCCCCGCCGCCTTCGCCTCCCTCGGATG GACGTGGGCGATCGTCTGCCTGACCGTGGCATTCGCGTGGCAGCTCTACACGTTGCGGCTGCTGGTGAACCTCCACGAGCCCGTCGCCGGCGGCACACGCTACAGCCGGTACATGCACCTCACCACCACCGTTTTCG GCGAGAGATGGGGGAAGATCCTGGCCCTGCTCCCGACGATGTACCTGTCGGCGGGGACCTGCACGGCGCTCATCATCGTGGGCGGCGGCAGCATGAAGATCCTCTTCAGCATCGCCTGCGGGCCCGCGTGCCTGGCGCGGCCGCCGACCATGGTGGAGTGGTACGTCGTCTTCGTCTGCGTGGCCGTGGTGCTGTCCCAGCTCCCCAACCTCAACTCCATCGCCGGCGTGTccctggtcggggcgacggcggccgTAGGGTACTGCACCATGATCTGGGTCATTTCCGTGGCCAAGGGGAGGGTGGCCGGCGTGTCCTACGACCCGGTCAAGGCCAGCAGCGACGTCGCCAGGACCATCGCCGTCCTCAATGGCCTGGGCATCATCGCGTTCGCTTTCAGGGGGCACAATCTTGTGCTCGAGATTCAG GGCACAATGCCGTCGACGCTGAAGCATCCTTCTCACGTGCCCGTGTGGAAGGGCGTCAAGTTCGCCTACCTCGTCGTCGCTCTCTGCCTCTACCCCGTCGCCATCGGCGGCTTCTGGGCCTACGGCAACCAGATACCTCCCAACGGGATCCTGAGCGCGCTCTACAAGTTCCACAGCCGCGACGTGTCCCGGCTGGTGATCGGTCTCGCCACCCTGCTGGTGATCGTGAACTGCCTGACCACGTTCCAGATCTACGCCATGCCGGTGTTCGACAACATGGAGGCCGGGTACGTGCACAAGAAGAACCGGCCGTGCCCGTGGTGGCTGCGCGCGGGCTTCCGCGCCTTCTTCGGTGCCATCAACCTGCTGATCGCCGTCGCGCTGCCCTTCCTGTCGGAGCTCGCCGGCCTCCTCGGCGGGATCTCGCTGCCGGTCACCCTGGCCTACCCGTGCTTCATGTGGCTGGCCATCATGAAGCCCGGGAGGGGCACGGCGATGTGGTGCGTCAACTGGGCGCTGGGGAGCCTCGGCATGGGGCTCAGCTTCGTCCTCATAGTCGGGAACCTCTGGGGGCTCGTCGCCACTGGCCTGCATGTGCAGTTCTTCAAGCCCGCCGAGTTCCAGTGA